One Streptomyces sp. R28 DNA window includes the following coding sequences:
- the purM gene encoding phosphoribosylformylglycinamidine cyclo-ligase, whose product MSETTGASYAAAGVDIEAGDRAVELMKEWVKKTQRPEVLGGLGGFAGLFDASALKRYERPLLASATDGVGTKVDVARQMGVYDTIGHDLVAMVMDDIVVCGAEPLFMTDYICVGKVHPERVAAIVKGIAEGCVLAGCALVGGETAEHPGLLGEDDFDVAGAGTGVVEADRLLGPDRIRKGDAVIAMAASGLHSNGYSLVRHVLLNQAGLALDAQIDELGRTLGEELLEPTKIYSLDCLALTRTTDVHAFSHVTGGGLAANLARVIPDSLHAIVDRTTWTPAPIFDLVGKTGQVERLELEKTLNMGVGMIAIVPEESTDAALATLADRGVDAWVAGEITDRGDHETGAALIGTYSN is encoded by the coding sequence ATGTCTGAGACAACTGGTGCCAGCTACGCAGCCGCGGGCGTCGACATCGAAGCGGGCGACCGCGCGGTCGAGCTGATGAAGGAGTGGGTGAAGAAGACCCAGCGCCCCGAGGTCCTCGGCGGCCTCGGCGGTTTCGCCGGCCTCTTCGACGCCTCCGCCCTCAAGCGCTACGAGCGTCCCCTCCTCGCCTCCGCCACCGACGGTGTCGGCACCAAGGTCGACGTCGCCCGTCAGATGGGCGTCTACGACACCATCGGCCACGACCTGGTCGCGATGGTCATGGACGACATCGTGGTGTGCGGCGCCGAGCCGCTGTTCATGACCGACTACATCTGTGTCGGCAAGGTCCACCCCGAGCGTGTCGCCGCCATCGTGAAGGGCATCGCCGAGGGCTGTGTGCTCGCCGGCTGCGCCCTGGTCGGCGGCGAGACGGCCGAGCACCCGGGTCTGCTGGGCGAGGACGACTTCGACGTCGCCGGCGCCGGTACGGGCGTCGTGGAGGCCGACCGGCTGCTGGGCCCGGATCGCATCCGTAAGGGTGACGCGGTGATCGCCATGGCGGCGTCCGGTCTTCACTCGAACGGGTACTCGCTGGTCCGGCACGTCCTGCTGAACCAGGCCGGTCTGGCCCTGGACGCGCAGATCGACGAGCTCGGCCGCACCCTCGGCGAGGAGCTGCTGGAGCCGACGAAGATCTACTCGCTGGACTGCCTGGCCCTCACCCGCACCACGGACGTGCACGCCTTCAGCCACGTCACCGGTGGCGGTCTGGCCGCCAACCTGGCCCGGGTGATCCCGGACAGCCTGCACGCGATCGTCGACCGCACCACGTGGACCCCGGCCCCGATCTTCGACCTCGTCGGCAAGACGGGCCAGGTCGAGCGCCTGGAGCTGGAGAAGACCCTGAACATGGGCGTCGGCATGATCGCGATCGTGCCCGAGGAGTCCACGGACGCGGCCCTCGCGACGCTTGCCGACCGAGGCGTGGACGCCTGGGTCGCCGGCGAGATCACGGACAGGGGCGACCACGAGACGGGCGCCGCCCTGATCGGTACGTATTCAAACTGA
- a CDS encoding DUF6274 family protein: MAASARHETRALLRAHLSAATSYRHLTRHCPICHHLLRLAMGSAPRTAQAAPREVSEGETASTA; encoded by the coding sequence ATGGCGGCGTCGGCTAGGCACGAAACGCGGGCGTTGCTCCGCGCGCACCTGTCAGCCGCCACGTCCTACCGACATCTCACCCGGCACTGCCCGATCTGCCATCACCTGCTGCGGCTGGCGATGGGCTCCGCCCCGCGCACCGCTCAGGCGGCTCCGCGCGAGGTCAGCGAGGGCGAAACCGCTTCCACCGCGTGA
- the purF gene encoding amidophosphoribosyltransferase → MPRGDGRLNHDLLPGEKGPQDACGVFGVWAPGEEVAKLTYFGLYALQHRGQESAGIAVSNGSQILVFKDMGLVSQVFDETSLGSLQGHIAVGHARYSTTGASVWENAQPTFRATAHGSIALGHNGNLVNTAQLAEMVADLPKQEGGRTPRVAATNDTDLLTALLAAQVDEDGKPLTIEEAAHTVLPQVKGAFSLVFMDENTLYAARDPQGIRPLVLGRLERGWVAASESAALDICGASYVREIEPGEFVAIDENGLRSSRFAEAKPKGCVFEYVYLARPDTDIAGRNVYLSRVEMGRKLAKEAPVEADLVIATPESGTPAAIGYAEASGIPFGAGLVKNAYVGRTFIQPSQTIRQLGIRLKLNPLKEVIKGKRLVVVDDSIVRGNTQRALVRMLREAGAAEVHIRISSPPVKWPCFFGIDFATRAELIANGMTIEEIGTSLGADSLSYISIDGMIEATTIAKPNLCRACFDGEYPMELPDPELLGKQLLETELAAGPAATAAADAIRRP, encoded by the coding sequence GTGCCACGTGGTGACGGTCGACTCAATCACGATCTACTTCCCGGCGAGAAAGGCCCCCAGGACGCGTGTGGCGTCTTCGGTGTCTGGGCTCCGGGTGAAGAGGTCGCAAAGCTCACGTACTTCGGGCTCTACGCCCTCCAGCATCGGGGCCAGGAATCCGCGGGAATCGCGGTCAGTAACGGCTCCCAGATCCTCGTCTTCAAGGACATGGGACTGGTCTCCCAGGTCTTCGACGAGACTTCACTCGGTTCGCTCCAGGGTCACATCGCGGTCGGTCACGCCCGCTACTCGACCACCGGCGCCTCCGTGTGGGAGAACGCCCAGCCGACCTTCCGTGCCACCGCGCACGGCTCCATCGCCCTCGGCCACAACGGCAACCTGGTCAACACGGCGCAGCTCGCCGAGATGGTCGCCGACCTGCCGAAGCAGGAGGGTGGCCGCACTCCGCGCGTAGCGGCCACCAACGACACCGATCTGCTCACCGCGCTGCTCGCGGCCCAGGTCGACGAGGACGGCAAGCCGCTGACCATCGAGGAGGCCGCCCACACGGTCCTTCCGCAGGTCAAGGGCGCCTTCAGCCTCGTCTTCATGGACGAGAACACCCTGTACGCCGCCCGTGACCCGCAGGGCATCCGCCCGCTGGTCCTCGGCCGCCTGGAGCGCGGCTGGGTCGCCGCGTCCGAGTCCGCCGCCCTCGACATCTGCGGCGCGAGCTATGTCCGCGAGATCGAGCCGGGCGAGTTCGTCGCCATCGACGAGAACGGCCTGCGCTCCTCCCGATTCGCGGAAGCGAAGCCCAAGGGCTGTGTCTTCGAGTACGTGTACCTGGCCCGCCCGGACACCGACATCGCCGGCCGGAACGTCTACCTCTCCCGCGTGGAGATGGGCCGCAAGCTCGCGAAGGAAGCCCCGGTCGAGGCCGACCTGGTCATAGCGACCCCGGAGTCCGGCACCCCGGCCGCGATCGGCTACGCGGAGGCGAGCGGCATCCCGTTCGGCGCGGGTCTGGTGAAGAACGCGTACGTCGGCCGTACGTTCATCCAGCCCTCGCAGACCATCCGCCAACTCGGCATCCGCCTGAAGCTGAACCCGCTGAAGGAAGTCATCAAGGGCAAGCGCCTGGTCGTCGTCGACGACTCGATCGTGCGCGGCAACACCCAGCGGGCCCTGGTCCGCATGCTCCGCGAGGCGGGCGCGGCGGAAGTCCACATCCGGATTTCCTCTCCCCCCGTGAAGTGGCCCTGCTTCTTCGGGATCGACTTCGCCACCCGCGCCGAGCTCATCGCCAACGGCATGACGATCGAGGAGATCGGCACCTCGCTGGGCGCCGACTCGCTGTCGTACATCTCCATCGACGGCATGATCGAGGCGACCACCATCGCCAAGCCGAACCTCTGCCGCGCCTGCTTCGACGGCGAGTACCCGATGGAGCTCCCGGACCCCGAGCTGCTCGGTAAGCAGCTGCTGGAGACGGAGCTGGCCGCCGGCCCGGCCGCCACGGCCGCCGCCGACGCGATCCGCCGCCCGTAA
- a CDS encoding metallophosphoesterase: MARVPAAVRKVLAPLPRAPRALARRYATRRPSPTPELVTQPHPWTRALGLVTVVLLGAWLGLLIVGNVRVPVGPMNTTMTLRPSITGGTKINVSPLGALQLDSHIAPVRLDVNVDQLDPARAQALVDHPERLSGLQDEVTQDVAHGTRDLALRSCVAVVTGATALGLAVYRRPRRALAAGGLALTLLAASGGTAYATWNPESVLEPKFSGLLSSAPSLVGNARSIVTEFDVYQKELARLVTNVTKLYDATSTLPAYTPDPSTIRVLHVSDIHLNPASWKIIASLVEQYKVNVIVDSGDTMDHGTAAENGFLDPIEDLGAPYVWVRGNHDSHLTQRYLEKLKNVHVLDDGKAQTVAGLRFAGIGDPQFTPDRSKIPGGDAANELAGARLATSLRDQKAAGTPVDVAVAHEPVAAGQTDGEVPLALAGHIHHQEMEVLPYGTRLRVEGSTGGSGLRAIEGKHPDPIQTSILYFDRDTHRLQAWDEIELGGLGLTTAEVRRNLVEENQPGATDSPTDSPTGSQTGSPPPTPAPNPSP, translated from the coding sequence ATGGCCCGCGTCCCCGCCGCAGTCCGGAAGGTTCTCGCCCCCCTCCCCAGGGCGCCACGCGCCCTCGCCCGCCGTTACGCCACCCGCCGCCCGAGCCCCACCCCGGAACTCGTCACCCAGCCCCACCCCTGGACACGCGCCCTCGGCCTGGTCACCGTCGTCCTGCTCGGCGCCTGGCTCGGCCTGCTGATCGTCGGCAACGTACGCGTCCCGGTCGGCCCCATGAACACGACGATGACCCTGCGCCCCTCCATCACCGGCGGCACAAAGATCAACGTCTCCCCGCTCGGCGCCCTCCAGCTGGACAGCCACATCGCCCCCGTCCGCCTGGACGTCAACGTCGACCAGCTGGACCCGGCCCGCGCCCAGGCCCTCGTCGACCACCCCGAACGCCTCTCCGGCCTCCAGGACGAGGTCACCCAGGACGTCGCCCACGGCACCCGCGACCTGGCCCTGCGCAGCTGCGTCGCCGTCGTCACCGGCGCCACCGCCCTCGGCCTCGCCGTCTACCGCCGCCCCCGCCGCGCCCTGGCCGCCGGCGGCCTCGCCCTCACCCTCCTGGCGGCCTCGGGCGGCACGGCATACGCCACCTGGAACCCCGAATCCGTCCTGGAACCGAAGTTCTCCGGCCTGCTCTCCTCCGCACCGTCCCTGGTGGGCAACGCCCGCAGCATCGTCACCGAATTCGACGTCTACCAGAAGGAGTTGGCCCGCCTGGTCACCAACGTGACCAAGCTCTACGACGCCACCTCCACGCTCCCGGCCTACACCCCCGACCCGAGCACCATCCGCGTCCTGCACGTCTCCGACATCCACCTCAACCCGGCGAGCTGGAAGATCATCGCCTCGCTCGTCGAGCAGTACAAGGTCAACGTGATCGTCGACTCCGGCGACACCATGGACCACGGCACCGCCGCCGAGAACGGCTTCCTCGACCCCATCGAGGACCTCGGCGCGCCCTACGTCTGGGTCCGCGGCAACCACGACTCCCACCTCACCCAGCGCTACCTGGAAAAGCTCAAGAACGTCCACGTCCTGGACGACGGCAAGGCGCAGACCGTCGCGGGCCTGCGCTTCGCCGGCATCGGCGACCCCCAGTTCACCCCCGACCGCTCCAAGATCCCCGGCGGCGACGCGGCCAACGAACTGGCAGGCGCCCGCCTGGCCACGTCCCTGCGCGACCAGAAGGCCGCCGGCACCCCCGTGGACGTCGCCGTCGCCCACGAACCGGTCGCCGCCGGCCAGACCGACGGCGAGGTCCCCCTGGCCCTGGCCGGCCACATCCACCACCAGGAAATGGAGGTCCTCCCCTACGGCACCCGCCTCCGCGTCGAAGGCTCCACCGGTGGCAGCGGCCTGCGTGCGATCGAGGGCAAACACCCCGACCCCATCCAGACCTCGATCCTCTACTTCGACCGCGACACCCACCGCCTCCAGGCCTGGGACGAGATCGAGCTGGGCGGCCTGGGCCTGACGACGGCTGAGGTGCGGCGCAACCTGGTGGAGGAGAACCAACCGGGCGCGACCGACTCACCGACCGACTCACCGACTGGCTCGCAGACCGGCTCGCCGCCGCCCACACCCGCACCCAACCCCTCGCCGTAA
- the bldC gene encoding developmental transcriptional regulator BldC codes for MTARTPDAEPLLTPAEVATMFRVDPKTVTRWAKAGKLTSIRTLGGHRRYREAEVRALLAGIPQQRSEA; via the coding sequence ATGACCGCTCGCACCCCTGATGCCGAGCCGCTGCTGACCCCGGCTGAGGTTGCCACGATGTTCCGCGTGGACCCCAAGACGGTTACGCGGTGGGCAAAGGCCGGGAAGCTTACGTCCATCCGCACGCTCGGCGGGCACCGCCGCTACCGCGAGGCTGAGGTCCGCGCTCTGCTCGCGGGCATTCCGCAGCAGCGCAGCGAGGCCTGA
- a CDS encoding META domain-containing protein → MNTLGTLGMDKQRLASLAVLTLLPFAVACGSEDAGSDSVGAGASASVTGAYWAVDDVTVDGKKSAAPSNAYLRIADGGEVKGNLGCNNFGADAVFADSHVTFDRMQATEMACEGVAPNFEQTLTRALSDGDLTTEVKGDKLTLSTADGDRVTLTKQEAAPLYGTKWTVTSPDAGGKAHLTFDEKAGQVSGSLGCNKVRATATVSDGRITLGTASTTRMMCDTSLMNTEKTLLGLFDGTVKYELDHRNITLTSENGERVNAAATE, encoded by the coding sequence ATGAACACACTCGGCACACTCGGCATGGACAAGCAGCGACTGGCCTCCCTCGCCGTACTGACCCTCCTCCCGTTCGCCGTGGCCTGCGGAAGCGAGGACGCGGGCAGTGACTCGGTCGGTGCCGGGGCGTCGGCCTCCGTCACCGGCGCCTACTGGGCCGTGGACGACGTCACCGTCGACGGCAAGAAGAGCGCCGCCCCGAGCAACGCCTACCTGCGCATCGCCGACGGCGGCGAGGTCAAGGGCAACCTCGGCTGCAACAACTTCGGCGCCGACGCCGTCTTCGCCGACAGCCACGTCACCTTCGACCGGATGCAGGCGACCGAGATGGCCTGCGAGGGCGTCGCCCCGAACTTCGAGCAGACCCTCACCCGTGCCCTCTCCGACGGCGACCTCACCACCGAGGTCAAGGGCGACAAGCTCACCCTCTCCACGGCGGACGGCGACCGCGTCACCCTCACCAAGCAGGAGGCGGCCCCGCTCTACGGCACGAAGTGGACCGTCACCAGCCCCGACGCCGGCGGCAAGGCCCACCTCACCTTCGACGAGAAGGCCGGACAGGTCAGCGGCAGCCTCGGCTGCAACAAGGTGAGGGCCACGGCGACGGTCAGCGACGGCCGTATCACGCTGGGCACGGCGTCCACTACCCGAATGATGTGCGACACCTCACTCATGAATACGGAGAAGACCCTCCTGGGCCTCTTCGACGGCACCGTGAAGTACGAACTCGATCACCGCAACATCACCCTGACCAGCGAAAACGGCGAGCGCGTCAACGCGGCCGCGACCGAGTGA
- a CDS encoding Leu/Phe/Val dehydrogenase, producing the protein MTDVTHGVLHTLFHSDQGGHEQVVLCQDRASGLKAVIAIHSTALGPALGGTRFYPYATEEEAVADALNLARGMSYKNAMAGLDHGGGKAVIIGDPQRIKSEELLLAYGRFVASLGGRYVTACDVGTYVADMDVVARACRWTTGRSPENGGAGDSSVLTAFGVYQGMRASAQHLWGDPSLRGRKVGIAGVGKVGHHLVEHLRAEGAEVVITDVREEAVGRILAAHPTGVTAVADTATLIRVEDLDIYAPCALGGALNDDTVPALTAKIVCGAANNQLAHPGVEKDIADRGILYAPDYVVNAGGVIQVADELHGFDFERCKAKAAKIYDTTLAIFARAKTDGIPPAAAADRIAEQRMAEARGAR; encoded by the coding sequence GTGACCGACGTAACACACGGCGTCCTGCACACCCTGTTCCACTCGGATCAGGGGGGTCATGAGCAAGTAGTGCTCTGCCAGGACCGCGCCAGCGGCCTCAAGGCCGTCATCGCCATCCACTCCACCGCTCTGGGCCCCGCCCTCGGCGGTACGCGCTTCTACCCGTACGCGACCGAGGAAGAGGCCGTCGCCGACGCGCTGAACCTCGCGCGCGGGATGTCGTACAAGAACGCCATGGCCGGTCTCGACCACGGCGGCGGCAAGGCCGTGATCATCGGTGACCCGCAGAGGATCAAGTCCGAGGAGCTGCTGCTGGCCTACGGCCGGTTCGTGGCTTCGCTGGGCGGTCGGTACGTCACCGCGTGCGACGTCGGCACGTACGTCGCCGACATGGACGTCGTGGCCCGTGCGTGCCGCTGGACGACCGGGCGCTCCCCGGAGAACGGCGGCGCGGGCGACTCCTCCGTGCTCACCGCCTTCGGCGTCTACCAAGGCATGCGGGCCTCCGCCCAGCACCTGTGGGGCGACCCCTCCCTGCGTGGCCGCAAGGTCGGCATCGCAGGCGTCGGCAAGGTCGGCCACCACCTGGTGGAGCACCTGCGGGCGGAGGGCGCCGAGGTCGTCATCACGGACGTCCGCGAGGAGGCCGTCGGGCGGATCCTCGCGGCGCACCCGACGGGTGTGACGGCCGTCGCCGACACCGCGACCCTGATCCGCGTCGAGGACCTCGACATCTACGCCCCCTGCGCGCTCGGCGGGGCCCTGAACGACGACACCGTGCCCGCCCTGACCGCGAAGATCGTGTGCGGCGCCGCCAACAACCAGCTCGCCCACCCGGGCGTCGAGAAGGACATCGCCGACCGCGGGATCCTCTACGCGCCCGACTACGTGGTGAACGCCGGCGGCGTCATCCAGGTCGCCGACGAACTGCACGGCTTCGACTTCGAGCGGTGCAAGGCGAAGGCGGCGAAGATCTACGACACCACGCTGGCCATATTCGCACGTGCGAAGACGGACGGGATTCCGCCGGCCGCCGCGGCCGACCGGATCGCCGAGCAGCGGATGGCGGAGGCACGCGGAGCGCGCTGA
- the hrpA gene encoding ATP-dependent RNA helicase HrpA: protein MSTHPAPALGALAPRLTELSLRDAQRLGRRLEGARKIRKPEARAAVLAEIEAEIARGEERIATRRTLVPQVRYPEQLPVSQKKSDIAAAIRDHQVVIVAGETGSGKTTQIPKICLELGRGVRGMIGHTQPRRIAARTVAERVAEELDTPLGESVGWKVRFTDQVNPDATFVKLMTDGILLAEIQTDRELRAYDTIIIDEAHERSLNIDFLLGYLAQLLPKRPDLKVVITSATIDPERFSRHFGDAPIIEVSGRTYPVEVRYRPLLEEDSEDADRDQITAICDAVEELQGEGKGDILVFLSGEREIRDTADALTKKQYRFTEVLPLYARLSHAEQHRVFQPHTGRRIVLATNVAETSLTVPGIKYVIDPGFARISRYSHRTKVQRLPIEPISQASANQRKGRCGRTSDGICIRLYSEDDFVARPEFTDAEILRTNLASVILQMTAAGLGDIEKFPFIDPPDHRNIRDGVQLLEELGALDPTQKDVRKRLTDSGRKLAQLPVDPRLARMVLEADKNGCVREVMVIAAALSIQDPRERPADKQTQADQQHARFRDETSDFLAYLNLWRYVREQQRERGSSSFRRMCKQEYLNFLRIREWQDIYTQLRTVAKQMGIHLNEEDAPADRIHLSLLAGLLSHIGMKDVKDGAKNEYLGARSAKFAVFPGSALFKKPPRFVMSAELVETSRLWARVNAKIEPEWVEPLAEHLLKRTYSEPHWEKDQAAVMAYEKVTLYGVPIIAQRKVNYGRIDPEVSRELFIRNALVEGDWRTHHKFFADNRKLLSEVEELEHRARRRDIVVDDETLFDFYDERVPDHVVSGAHFDSWWKHKRHEQPDFLDFEREMLIRESAEAVTKADYPDSWRQGALKFRVTYQFEPGADADGVTVHIPLQVLNQAMDEGFDWQIPGLREELVTELIRSLPKPIRRHYVPAPNFAKRFLDTATPLQEPLTVTMARELKRMVGVPFTADDFDWPKVPEHLRITFRIVDERRRKLAEDKDLEALKLRLKPKARKALSQAAAATASREGGESLERQGLADWSIGSLTRVFETRRAGQPVKAYPALVDDCDLVSVRLFDTEAEQQQAMWKGTRRLILRNIPVNPAKFASEKLTNAQKLALSSNPHGSIQALFDDCAMAAADKLIGDFGGPAWDEESYRKLYDKVRAEIVDTTVRTVGQVQQVLAAWQAAERRLKAVRSPALLANLTDVRKQLDALVRPGFVTEAGLRRMPDLMRYLIAVDRRLQQMPTNVQRDTTRMAKVHEMQDEYAWLLEQMPQGRPVPQQVLDVRWMLEELRVSYFAHALGTAYPISDKRIVKTIDALAP, encoded by the coding sequence ATGTCTACGCACCCTGCCCCCGCCCTCGGCGCCCTCGCCCCCCGCCTGACCGAGCTCTCCCTGCGTGACGCGCAGCGACTCGGCCGGCGGCTCGAAGGTGCGCGCAAGATCCGTAAGCCGGAGGCACGCGCCGCCGTGCTCGCCGAGATCGAGGCGGAGATCGCCAGGGGCGAGGAGCGGATCGCCACCCGGCGCACCCTTGTGCCCCAGGTCAGATACCCCGAGCAGCTGCCGGTCAGCCAGAAGAAGAGCGACATCGCGGCCGCCATCCGCGACCACCAGGTCGTGATCGTGGCCGGTGAGACCGGGTCCGGCAAGACCACGCAGATCCCGAAGATCTGTCTCGAGCTCGGGCGTGGCGTGCGCGGCATGATCGGGCACACGCAGCCCCGCCGTATCGCGGCCCGTACGGTCGCCGAGCGGGTGGCGGAGGAGCTGGACACGCCGCTCGGGGAGTCGGTCGGCTGGAAGGTGCGGTTCACCGACCAGGTGAACCCCGACGCCACCTTCGTCAAGCTCATGACCGACGGCATCCTGCTCGCCGAGATCCAGACCGACCGCGAGCTGCGCGCCTACGACACGATCATCATCGACGAGGCCCACGAGCGGTCCCTCAACATCGACTTCCTGCTCGGGTATCTCGCGCAGCTGCTGCCGAAGCGGCCGGATCTGAAGGTCGTCATCACCTCGGCGACGATCGATCCCGAGCGTTTCTCGCGGCACTTCGGCGACGCGCCGATCATCGAGGTCAGCGGCCGCACGTACCCGGTGGAGGTGCGTTACCGGCCGCTCCTCGAAGAGGACTCCGAGGACGCCGACCGCGACCAGATCACCGCGATCTGCGATGCCGTCGAGGAGCTCCAGGGCGAGGGGAAGGGCGACATCCTCGTCTTCCTCTCCGGGGAGCGGGAGATCCGGGACACGGCGGACGCCCTCACCAAGAAGCAGTACCGCTTCACCGAGGTGCTGCCGCTCTACGCCCGGCTCTCCCATGCCGAGCAGCATCGCGTCTTCCAGCCCCACACCGGCCGCAGGATCGTTCTGGCGACCAACGTCGCCGAGACCTCGCTCACCGTCCCGGGCATCAAGTACGTGATCGACCCCGGCTTCGCCCGGATCAGCCGGTACAGCCACCGCACCAAGGTCCAGCGGCTGCCCATCGAGCCGATCTCGCAGGCCAGCGCCAACCAGCGCAAGGGCCGCTGCGGGCGGACCAGCGACGGTATCTGCATCCGCCTCTACTCCGAGGACGACTTCGTCGCCCGCCCGGAGTTCACGGACGCGGAGATCCTGCGGACGAACCTCGCCTCCGTCATCCTGCAGATGACCGCGGCCGGCCTCGGCGACATCGAGAAGTTCCCCTTCATTGACCCGCCGGACCACCGCAACATCCGCGACGGCGTCCAGCTCCTGGAGGAGCTCGGCGCGCTGGACCCGACGCAGAAGGACGTACGCAAGCGGCTCACGGACAGCGGCCGCAAGCTCGCCCAGCTCCCCGTCGACCCGCGCCTGGCCCGCATGGTCCTGGAGGCCGACAAGAACGGCTGTGTCCGCGAGGTCATGGTGATAGCGGCGGCGCTCTCCATCCAGGATCCGCGCGAGCGCCCCGCCGACAAGCAGACCCAGGCCGACCAGCAGCACGCCCGTTTCCGGGACGAGACGAGCGACTTCCTCGCGTACCTCAACCTGTGGCGGTACGTCCGTGAGCAGCAGCGCGAGCGCGGCTCGTCCTCGTTCCGCCGGATGTGCAAGCAGGAGTACCTGAACTTCCTGCGCATCCGCGAGTGGCAGGACATCTACACACAGCTGCGTACGGTCGCCAAGCAGATGGGCATCCACCTCAACGAGGAGGACGCTCCCGCCGACCGCATCCACCTCTCCCTGCTCGCCGGCCTGCTCTCCCACATCGGCATGAAGGACGTGAAGGACGGGGCGAAGAACGAGTACCTGGGGGCGCGGAGCGCCAAGTTCGCGGTCTTCCCGGGCTCGGCCCTCTTCAAGAAGCCCCCGCGCTTCGTGATGTCCGCCGAACTCGTCGAGACCTCCCGCCTCTGGGCGCGCGTCAACGCGAAGATCGAGCCGGAGTGGGTCGAGCCGCTCGCCGAGCACCTCCTGAAGCGGACGTACAGCGAACCGCACTGGGAGAAGGACCAGGCGGCGGTGATGGCGTACGAGAAGGTCACGCTGTACGGCGTCCCGATCATCGCCCAGCGCAAGGTGAACTACGGCCGGATCGACCCGGAGGTCAGCCGCGAGCTGTTCATCCGCAACGCCCTGGTCGAGGGCGACTGGCGCACGCACCACAAGTTCTTCGCCGACAACCGCAAACTCCTCAGCGAGGTCGAGGAGTTGGAGCACCGTGCCCGGCGCCGGGACATCGTGGTCGACGACGAGACGCTGTTCGACTTCTACGACGAGAGGGTCCCGGACCACGTCGTCTCGGGCGCCCACTTCGACTCCTGGTGGAAGCACAAGCGGCACGAGCAGCCGGACTTCCTGGACTTCGAGCGCGAGATGCTCATCCGGGAGTCGGCCGAGGCGGTCACCAAGGCGGACTATCCGGACTCCTGGCGGCAGGGAGCGCTGAAGTTCCGGGTGACGTACCAGTTCGAGCCGGGCGCGGACGCGGACGGTGTGACGGTCCACATCCCGCTCCAGGTCCTGAACCAGGCCATGGACGAGGGCTTCGACTGGCAGATCCCGGGCCTGCGCGAGGAGTTGGTGACGGAACTGATCCGTTCCCTGCCCAAGCCGATCCGCCGCCACTACGTGCCGGCGCCGAACTTCGCGAAGCGGTTCCTCGACACGGCGACTCCCTTGCAGGAGCCGCTGACGGTGACCATGGCACGCGAACTGAAGCGCATGGTCGGGGTCCCCTTCACCGCCGACGACTTCGACTGGCCGAAGGTGCCGGAGCATCTGCGCATCACCTTCCGGATTGTCGACGAACGGCGCCGCAAGCTGGCCGAGGACAAGGACCTGGAGGCCCTGAAACTCCGCCTGAAGCCGAAGGCGCGCAAGGCCCTCTCCCAGGCCGCGGCGGCCACGGCGTCCCGCGAGGGCGGCGAGTCTCTGGAGCGCCAGGGCCTGGCCGACTGGTCCATCGGCTCGCTCACCCGCGTTTTCGAGACCCGCCGCGCCGGCCAGCCGGTCAAGGCGTACCCGGCGCTGGTGGACGACTGCGACCTGGTCTCCGTACGCCTCTTCGACACGGAGGCGGAGCAGCAGCAGGCGATGTGGAAGGGCACGCGCCGGCTCATCCTCCGCAACATCCCGGTCAACCCGGCGAAGTTCGCCTCGGAGAAGCTGACGAACGCGCAGAAGCTGGCGCTGTCGTCGAACCCGCACGGCTCGATCCAGGCCCTCTTCGACGACTGCGCGATGGCGGCGGCGGACAAGCTGATCGGCGACTTCGGAGGGCCGGCCTGGGACGAGGAGTCGTATCGGAAGCTGTACGACAAGGTGCGCGCCGAGATCGTCGACACGACCGTGCGTACGGTGGGCCAGGTGCAGCAGGTCCTCGCGGCCTGGCAGGCCGCCGAGCGCCGTCTGAAGGCCGTACGCAGCCCTGCCCTGCTGGCAAACCTCACGGACGTCCGTAAGCAGCTGGACGCCCTTGTGAGGCCCGGTTTCGTGACGGAGGCGGGGCTGCGGCGCATGCCGGATCTGATGCGCTATCTGATCGCGGTGGACCGCCGTCTGCAGCAGATGCCGACGAACGTCCAGCGCGACACGACGCGCATGGCGAAGGTCCACGAGATGCAGGACGAGTACGCCTGGCTGCTGGAGCAGATGCCGCAGGGGCGTCCGGTGCCGCAGCAGGTGCTGGATGTCCGCTGGATGCTGGAGGAGCTCCGCGTCAGCTATTTCGCTCACGCGCTCGGCACGGCGTATCCGATCTCCGACAAGCGGATCGTGAAGACGATCGACGCGTTGGCGCCGTAA
- a CDS encoding DUF3073 domain-containing protein: MGRGRAKAKQTKVARQLKYNSGGTDLSRLAEELGASTSNQSPNGDRFEDDEQEDDDLYSKYADLYEDDDEDQDEDPSEQRRGA; the protein is encoded by the coding sequence ATGGGGCGCGGCCGGGCCAAGGCCAAGCAGACGAAGGTCGCCCGCCAGCTGAAGTACAACAGCGGTGGGACAGACCTCTCACGCCTGGCCGAGGAGCTGGGCGCATCGACGTCGAATCAATCGCCGAACGGCGATCGCTTCGAAGACGATGAGCAGGAGGACGACGACCTGTACTCGAAATACGCCGACCTCTATGAGGACGACGACGAGGATCAGGACGAGGACCCCTCGGAGCAGCGCCGCGGCGCTTGA